Proteins from a single region of Leptolyngbyaceae cyanobacterium:
- a CDS encoding efflux RND transporter periplasmic adaptor subunit, with protein sequence MLLHETGKKRFKSGVKFLVWSGTLAVASAGGWLIYLQNFNRTPETVKVRIIKVELGTIENTINESGTVELGGQQTVKSPMEGAVDRVLVNLGDRIQAGKPLILLRNPDRETILATKQLEIKKQELTLTSNRQKVDEAADKLKIFQQEFFTLVNQRNLQEKTQAATQKLEIREQEITLARNSQKLQESQEQIIAEQKKLAELEILNSKGVIPRKELQEQQEKIRVAQSQLRDAQLQVSTGRLNLEKLQIKTELIPPQIPEKVMLAKNELRQAQLDVSTNIRELEKLKLDLKKSQQELANYLVAAPINGMILDILVKDGDGIDRRTDLLTLGDPAQELVKLKLSTLNAARVKLGKLARISVIGPDPKIYSGRVENLSPLATSGKKESESSSSEQSTQATVSATVKLDTPTRTLIPGSQVNVEIILQKRENVIVLNTEAIQRESATPFVWVKDAENKVRKRTVSLGLEELTNVEITNGLKVGEKVVLPSPENSLQDGTPVIETEHEKEAK encoded by the coding sequence ATGTTATTACATGAAACTGGAAAAAAAAGATTTAAAAGTGGAGTTAAATTTTTAGTTTGGTCGGGAACATTAGCTGTAGCTAGTGCAGGAGGTTGGCTGATTTACCTGCAAAATTTTAATCGCACGCCCGAAACTGTAAAAGTTCGCATAATTAAGGTAGAACTTGGTACGATTGAAAACACTATTAACGAAAGCGGTACGGTTGAATTAGGTGGCCAACAAACCGTAAAATCTCCAATGGAAGGAGCCGTGGATCGAGTGTTGGTAAATTTAGGCGATCGCATACAAGCTGGTAAGCCACTCATTCTTCTCCGCAACCCGGACAGAGAAACAATTCTCGCCACCAAACAGCTAGAAATTAAAAAACAAGAACTTACCTTAACCAGTAATCGCCAAAAAGTTGACGAAGCTGCCGATAAGCTAAAAATTTTTCAGCAAGAATTCTTTACTTTGGTGAATCAGCGTAATCTCCAAGAAAAAACTCAAGCCGCTACTCAAAAGTTAGAAATTCGCGAACAAGAAATCACCTTAGCTCGGAATAGTCAAAAACTACAAGAATCTCAAGAACAGATTATAGCCGAACAAAAAAAACTGGCTGAACTAGAAATTTTAAATAGCAAAGGTGTTATTCCCAGAAAAGAACTGCAAGAACAACAAGAAAAAATTCGCGTTGCCCAATCTCAATTGCGAGATGCTCAATTACAAGTTAGTACTGGCAGATTAAACCTAGAAAAGTTACAAATTAAAACCGAACTTATTCCCCCCCAAATTCCAGAGAAAGTAATGTTGGCAAAAAACGAATTGCGGCAAGCTCAGTTAGATGTCAGCACCAATATCCGAGAACTTGAAAAATTGAAGTTAGACTTAAAAAAAAGTCAGCAAGAATTGGCAAATTATTTGGTAGCTGCTCCTATTAACGGCATGATTCTCGACATCTTAGTTAAAGATGGAGATGGAATCGATCGCCGTACTGACCTACTGACTTTGGGAGATCCTGCCCAAGAGTTAGTAAAGCTTAAGTTATCTACACTCAATGCTGCACGAGTTAAGCTGGGAAAATTAGCTCGAATTAGCGTTATTGGCCCTGACCCGAAAATTTACTCTGGTAGAGTAGAAAATTTATCTCCTTTAGCAACTTCCGGGAAAAAAGAAAGCGAAAGTAGCTCATCAGAACAATCAACTCAAGCAACGGTATCTGCGACGGTAAAGTTAGATACTCCCACTCGCACGCTGATTCCTGGTAGTCAAGTGAATGTGGAAATTATTTTGCAAAAAAGAGAAAATGTAATTGTTTTAAATACGGAAGCAATTCAGCGCGAATCTGCTACACCATTTGTGTGGGTAAAAGATGCAGAAAATAAGGTTCGCAAACGCACTGTTAGTTTAGGTTTAGAAGAGTTAACAAATGTAGAGATAACAAATGGTTTAAAGGTAGGAGAAAAAGTTGTGTTACCTTCTCCAGAAAATTCTTTACAAGATGGTACACCCGTAATAGAAACGGAACACGAAAAAGAAGCAAAGTAA